Below is a window of Procambarus clarkii isolate CNS0578487 chromosome 19, FALCON_Pclarkii_2.0, whole genome shotgun sequence DNA.
TGACTTGACGGGCAAACGTCAGATGCGTGTGACAAAGCAGTGGCACTATTAATGAGGTGCCAAGAGAGGATGCCTGGCCCTTTGATGCattgtgccacacacacactgtcgtacaGAGCCAGCAACGTCTTGCTCAGCTCAGAGACGCGGAAGTTTGGTGGAAAAGTGTCTTCTGTTTCCTTGAGTCGATAATTGATATTGACTTTTCGATGGCGttgaatgggtgtgtgtgtgtgtgtgtaggtttgtCCTTTCCTGgcgtcttgtacacacacacacacattgagggggcctcgtagcctggtggatagcgcgcaggattcgtaattctgtggcgcgggttcgattcccgcacgaggcagaaacaaatgggcaaagtttctttcaccctaagtgcccctgttacctagcagtaaataggtacctgggagttagtcggctgtcacgggctgcttcctggggtgtgtgtgtgtgtggtgtgggggaaaaaaaaaagtagtagttagtaaacagttgagaggcgggccgaaagagcaaagctcaacccccgcaaaaacacaactagtaaacacaactagtaaacacacacacacacacacacacacacacacacacacacacacacacacacacacacacacacacacacacacacacacactcacggtgAACAAGCACAGCCTCTTTAAGTGGAGAGAAAGGAGGGccaagaggacacaagtggacTGGCCACACACATCAGTGGAAGAAACAGAGGCAGTATTCGTACCCTGGACGAGTGGTCAACACGTGGAATGTACTGAGAGAGGAACATGTCGACGCcaactccatccacaactttaatgaCAGGTTCAAGAACCACCAGAATAGTTAAGTTATAGTATAACAGATGCAACGAGGCTAGTAGGCTGGGGCTAGAGAGCTAGAGCTCACTCCCagctagtcactgataggtaaaaaCCCACATCTCCCTCTTCAACTCTCTCTACTTATTCTCTTATCCATCACAATTCCATTTTATTACGAGTGGTCATCTCCCATTCCACTTTGATGCTTTCCCTTACACCTATTCCATATCCCTCTTCACCGTGTTCCTCGGACGCCAGAAGCGTCAAGTACTTTCTTCAAGTATCTGGGTTCTAGACTCATCAAAGCAACAAGAGACCCAAGAGCAGCCAGCTACTTTTCCCCCCAGCCCATCTCACGTTTTCCAGGTTCCTTCCTGGACATCCTCTTGTCACCTCTCGGTACACAGTGATTACGTGCCAAGATGGCTCATCCCCCTACAGCTGAATCCCCAAAAATTCTTTTAAATTGGACATATAAATTACCCACTTTATTATTTTTCCCCAAAAGGATAATACTATTTGTATTTAATCGTAAAATAGTAATGAATATATCCataatatatcctttggtttAGTAGTTTTAAATACGATTGTATATGTATTTATACAAACTTTTGAGTGATTATACATTTATTAGTAAAAGGaaggtaatgtatttttattaCAAAAGTTTATTTGTAATGTTGAGAAAGGGCACCTCTAACATGAACAAGGTCGTCCAGAACCATGCCAAGGTCGTCCAGAACCATGCCAAGGTCGTCCAAAACCATGCCAAGGTCGTCCAGAACCATGCCAAGGTCGTCCAGAACCATGCCAAGGTCGTCCAGAACCATGCCAAGGTCGTCCAGAACCATGCCAAGGTCGTCCAGAACCATGCCAAGGTCGTCCAGAACCATGCCAAGGTCGTCCAGAACCATGCCAAGGTCGTCCAGAACCATGCCAAGGTCGTCCAGAACCATGCCAAGGTCGTCCAGAACCATGCCAAGGTCGTCCAGAACCATGCCAAGGTCGTCCAGAACCATGCCAAGGTCGTCCAGAACCATGCCAAGGTCGTCCAGAACCATGCCAAGGTCGTCCAGAACCATGCCAAGGTCCAGAACCATGCCAAGGTCGTCCAGAACCATGCCAAGGTCGTCCAGAACCATGCCAAGGTCGTCCAGAACCATGCCAAGGTCGTCCAGAACCATGCCAAGGTCGTCCAGAACCATGCCAAGGTCGTCCAGAACCATGCCAAGGTCGTCCAGAACCATGCCAAGGTCGTCCAGAACCATGCCAAGGTCGTCCAGAACCATGCCAAGGTCGTCCAGAACCATGCCAAGGTCGTCCAGAACCATGCCAAGGTCGTCCAGGACCATGCCAAGGTCGTCCAGAACCATGCCAAGGTCGTCCAGAACCATGCCAAGGTCGTCCAGAACCATGCCAAGGTCGTCCAGAACCATGCCAAGGTCGTCCAGAACCATGCCAAGGTCGTCCAGAACCATGCCAAAGTCGTCCAGAACCATGCCAAGGTCGTCCAGAACCATGCCAAGGTCGGGCTCTGACACAAGGTACTAATTACCTGATGGATACAAGCCGCAGGAGACGTCCTCAGTGCCAGATCAAAGGTCATTTAGTGGAGGGGCCGCGAGGCTACCGACTATCATCACCGGGTAAATGAAGCAAGGATGGGTCGAATGAAGCAAGGCTGGGTCGAATGAAGCAAGGCTGGGTCGAATGAAGCAAGGCTGGGTCGAATGAAGCAAGGATGGGTCGAATGAAGCAAGGATGGGTCGAATGAAGCAAGGCTGGGTCGAATGAAGCAAGGATGGGTCGAATGAAGCAAGGCTGGGTCGAATGAAGCAAGGATGGGTCGAATGAAGCAAGGATGGGTCGAATGGAGCAAGGATGGGTCGAATGAAGCAAGGCTGAGTCAAATGAAGCAAGACTGGATTGAGTGAAGCGATTAGGCACCAATTGTCAACTGTTCgcctctcttcacccagcagtaactgggTACCTGGTTCTTATCCGATtggtgggtcgtgttccagggggggGAGAAACTAGTAGGATAAGGCTTACCATGTGCTATAGTCAAGGAAAGCTCTAAAGGGGCTAATTAACAGAAGATAGAAGCCATATGCTCCTGTACCCActtgtgtagagagagagagagagagagagagagagagagagagagagagagagagagagagagagagagagagagagagagagagagagagagagagagagagagatcagaacTCCTTTCACCAATTTAGGTGCGGTTTGAGACACGTTTCCTCGATTCAGCAAAACTCGACGAATTCAACATTTTGAAACCCAGGATATCAGAGACAGCGCCCCAATGGCTAGAACCTCCTGAATATTACTAAACACAATCAACATCATCAAATCGAACATTGGCAGAATCAAAACAAACCATGACGTCACTACCACAGCGAATGCGCTCATTGGTCACTTGAGGCCCCCCTGACGTCACCAGAGTAGAACGAGTCTACCCGAAATATTCTTCCCGCCACTCGCTAGCccaaaacaacacacacactcgccctcCTCCAGTATGGCGGGGTGGATATATCAGGTTAATCCCTCACTGTCTTAGGAATGATGAGTCTGCCAGCCGCGCTGTCTGGGTGCTTAGTAGCCTGACATATTATAATACACAATGTTATGGCTAGGGGGCCCCCCAAAATGTTGTTGGGGGGATAGAACATCTATTCTCTTTATCCCctcctattcattcattcattcctaTTCGTATACCTCATCTTTCTCACCATTTATGGTTGTTTTCGTCACCCTTTTTTGGTATATTCGTCtctctcgatatatatatatatatatatatatatatatatatatatatatatatatataatgtttttatTATAATAATGACTAATAAGAGTAAATCAGCATTATAATTAATTGTTTCTTTTATATTTCATTGTAACTATCGTTAGAATTAATACACATTTATTGTGTATGTTGCCATACACAATAAATACATTATACACAACACGGCGCGTCAGGCCTCGGTAATTAAAAGGACGGTAAAGATTATTGCTTTAATATAAAGATTAATATAAAAGAAACAATTAATTATAATGCTGATTTACTCTTATTagtcattattatatatatatatatatatatatatatatatatatatatatatatatatatatatatatatatatatatatatatatatatattaaaatttctGAAGTTGCCTTTAGGGTCTAATATAGACCGGCAGACTCGGAGCAGAAGCGCATATTTCTGCCTTCCTCTGAGTACGGAATTTCTGCTTAAGAATCCTTTTACTAGGTGTACACAGATATAGTGAATCTGTGTACTCGGATATAGTGAATCTGTGAACACGGATAGTGAGTCTGTGAACACTGCATAAGTCGTTATACTGACTTATGTTTATTTatcctatatataaatatatatatatatatatatatatatatatatatatatatatatatatatatatatatatatatatatatatcgcctgATGTATCCTTCCAGCCTTTTTGGGGTAAATGTTCCGAATAACAAGGAAGGTACATACAAAATATTCCCTCAGATAAATTGGATTTGCAGGAAATGTTTCTGCTGACCCGAAAGCTAAATTTATAGCTAaatagtggagagagagagagagagagagagagagagagagagagagagagagagagagagagagagagagagagagagagagagagagagtaatgttAAGTAATCATCAGTGAAGTGGTCCGTTAAGCCAGGAATGACTATACCACACacggaagcaccaccaccacgcgGCCCAACCTGtcttcacactaggctggttaaagcggcggccgtcctcccccccccccccgaagcattcatcaattttaacatactgtgtattcaaaattggtttgttctcatatataaattaatattcttatacataaaaattctacgtatagttaggcgtaggttaggttagctgtttagggtctgttggcgattatttgtcttCGAAGCACGTGGGTGAGGGATTTATAGgcctgtggttcgaacagaggacgtgagggaagcacttgttctgggagtgttcggacgtcatcagttgtgagtcgtgtgtaaaccgcttttcaatcAGAAACAGGGggagggtttggcggctggattaacgaactTGGATCTCTCGAGCATCGAGGGCGGAGACGAACGgtgaccacacaaacacacaacaacaacaacaactgcagttGTTGCAACTGCaacaattatgagaaggattaagacagaggaggacagcttgaggcttcaagaagacctggacaagctgcaggaatggtcgaacaaatggatgttagagtttaacccaggcaaatgtaatgtaatgaagataggggtaggaagcaggagaccagatacaaggtatcacttgggagatgaaatacttcaagagtcagagagagagaaagacctgggggttgatatcacgccagacctgtcccctgaagctcatatcaagaggataacatcagcagcatatgccaggttggctaacataagaacggcctttagaaacttgtgtaaggaatctttcagaacattatataccacatatgtcagaccaatcctggagtatgcggctccagcatggagtccatatctagtcaagcataagactaaactggaaaaggttcaaaggtttgccaccagactagtacccgagctgagaggtatgagatacgaggagagactacgggaattgaacctcacttcgttggaagacagaagagttaggggggacatgatcaccacattcaagattctcaagggaatcgacagggttgataaagacaggctatttaacacaaggggcacacgcactaggggacacaggtggaaactgagtgcccaaatgagccacagagatattagaaagaacttttttagtgtcagagtggttgacaaatggaatgcattaggaagtgatgtggtggaggctgactccatacacagtttcaagtgtagatatgatagaacccagtaggctcaggaacctgtacacctgttgattgacggttgagaggcgggaccaaagagccagagctcaacccccgcaagcacaactaggtgagtacaactaggtgagtacacacacacacacacacacacacacacacacacacacacacacacacacacacacacac
It encodes the following:
- the LOC138366336 gene encoding heterogeneous nuclear ribonucleoprotein M-like, with the protein product MVLDDLGMVLDDFGMVLDDLGMVLDDLGMVLDDLGMVLDDLGMVLDDLGMVLDDLGMVLDDLGMVLDDLGMVLDDLGMVLDDLGMVLDDLGMVLDDLGMVLDDLGMVLDDLGMVLDDLGMVLDDLGMVLDDLGMVLDDLGMVLDLGMVLDDLGMVLDDLGMVLDDLGMVLDDLGMVLDDLGMVLDDLGMVLDDLGMVLDDLGMVLDDLGMVLDDLGMVLDDLGMVLDDLGMVLDDLGMVLDDLGMVLDDLGMVLDDLGMVLDDLGMVLDDLVHVRGALSQHYK